One window of Candidatus Hydrothermales bacterium genomic DNA carries:
- a CDS encoding carbohydrate binding family 9 domain-containing protein: MLKVVYLLALAQLKEGVILPRLTPKIDGIVSSEEWAKKALVVDFLELRPEEGKIPPVKTETYIGYDDENIYFAFKCHDDVSTIRKTLTKRDEMVINDMVFIYLDTYGNEKEGYIFGTNPLGVQFDGIKEPPPQMNENWAFDTYFEVKSSISDSFWSCEFKIPFSSLRFESKDKQEWNLVLLRIRPRETFAIYSFPLISRNIPSFFGQGAKIIIPEKIYSREKKNDFIPYLIGSQNGIRKIHYENDRGKFNLGLSGRVRFLQNLVFDYALNPDFAQIETDIPQIDVNTTYALYYPEKRPLFMEGSEFIKMPINLFYTRMVNNPLYALKLTGKVSLFDLYFLSSYDENTSYVLPFEDASFDFCSNKKSFINLLRIRSEFLNKESYIGIFIGDREVKNDDFDNGFNRIFGFDAKLRFLKHYTISYHGGYSITKEPEDTSLFSGIGIIFKDYTDRFDGEKFLGYANRLVFSSSFKNLHFSLYYDEYSPTFRSDIGFINGNNIRERGFNISPIFYPNRFYLTEISFWTSYEKEINFEKIFKEEEVEAGLNTKLSFAQLELGFEYSRENRNVFNIYILNYSKFNNIYFSSFWLKSVPHKFLVLQLYYGEGKNIFYQFDTTVYQNVFSGYVGLFHTRLSVSLGLERQNFYFEKYKEKIAEASVLYSSLNYGFTQKISLSLTMSYYKGSLGIYPLFTYQVNPFTVFYLGANINTFEYGDLFRDRELFKLEGVNHQVFLKLQYVFKI, translated from the coding sequence ATGCTAAAAGTGGTATATCTACTGGCTTTAGCCCAACTAAAAGAGGGCGTGATTCTACCAAGGCTTACTCCTAAAATTGATGGGATCGTCTCCTCTGAAGAGTGGGCTAAAAAAGCCTTAGTTGTTGACTTTCTTGAGCTTAGGCCAGAGGAAGGGAAAATTCCTCCAGTTAAAACAGAGACCTACATAGGCTACGACGACGAAAACATCTATTTTGCCTTTAAATGCCATGACGATGTGAGCACTATCAGAAAGACCCTTACAAAAAGGGATGAAATGGTGATAAATGATATGGTGTTTATTTATCTTGACACCTACGGAAATGAAAAAGAGGGCTATATTTTTGGAACAAATCCATTAGGTGTCCAATTTGATGGAATTAAAGAACCTCCACCTCAAATGAATGAAAACTGGGCATTTGATACCTATTTTGAGGTAAAGTCCTCTATCTCAGACTCCTTCTGGTCCTGCGAATTTAAAATCCCATTTTCATCTTTAAGATTTGAAAGCAAAGATAAACAAGAGTGGAATTTGGTACTTTTAAGAATAAGACCAAGGGAAACTTTTGCGATCTATTCGTTTCCCCTAATCTCAAGGAATATCCCTTCCTTTTTTGGACAAGGTGCAAAGATAATAATTCCTGAAAAGATCTATTCAAGAGAAAAAAAGAACGATTTTATTCCCTATTTAATAGGTTCTCAAAACGGAATAAGAAAAATACACTACGAAAATGATAGGGGTAAATTTAATCTCGGTCTATCAGGCAGAGTAAGATTTTTACAGAATTTAGTTTTTGATTATGCCTTAAATCCTGACTTTGCTCAAATAGAGACAGATATTCCGCAGATAGATGTGAATACAACTTATGCGCTGTATTACCCAGAAAAAAGACCTCTTTTTATGGAAGGTTCAGAATTTATAAAAATGCCCATCAATCTGTTTTATACAAGGATGGTTAATAATCCACTGTATGCATTAAAACTTACGGGGAAAGTCTCTCTTTTTGATCTATACTTCCTTTCGTCTTATGATGAGAACACTTCATATGTTTTGCCCTTTGAAGATGCAAGTTTTGATTTTTGTAGCAATAAGAAAAGTTTTATAAATCTCTTAAGGATCCGTTCAGAATTTTTAAACAAAGAATCCTATATAGGTATTTTTATAGGAGATAGAGAGGTAAAAAATGATGACTTCGATAATGGTTTTAATAGGATATTTGGATTTGATGCAAAGTTAAGATTTTTAAAACATTATACAATAAGTTATCATGGGGGATATTCCATTACAAAGGAGCCAGAAGACACAAGTTTATTTAGTGGAATAGGTATAATCTTTAAAGATTATACGGATAGATTTGATGGCGAAAAATTTTTAGGTTATGCAAATCGTTTAGTATTCAGCTCTTCATTCAAAAATTTACATTTTTCCCTATATTACGATGAATATTCACCGACTTTCCGTTCAGATATAGGATTTATTAATGGAAACAATATAAGAGAAAGGGGGTTCAACATAAGCCCAATTTTTTATCCCAATAGATTTTATTTAACAGAGATCTCATTTTGGACAAGTTATGAAAAAGAAATAAATTTTGAAAAAATATTTAAAGAAGAAGAGGTAGAAGCCGGTCTCAATACAAAACTTTCCTTTGCTCAGCTTGAACTTGGTTTTGAATATTCAAGGGAAAACAGGAATGTCTTTAACATTTATATTCTTAATTATTCAAAGTTTAATAACATATATTTCTCCTCTTTTTGGCTAAAAAGTGTGCCTCACAAATTCTTGGTTTTACAGTTGTACTACGGAGAAGGTAAAAATATATTTTATCAGTTTGATACAACTGTTTACCAAAATGTTTTTTCAGGCTATGTTGGCCTCTTTCACACAAGATTATCTGTTTCTTTGGGTCTAGAAAGACAGAACTTCTACTTTGAAAAATATAAAGAAAAGATAGCAGAGGCTTCTGTCCTTTACTCTTCTTTAAATTACGGCTTTACTCAAAAGATTTCCTTGAGCCTTACGATGTCGTACTATAAGGGCTCACTTGGAATCTATCCCCTATTTACCTATCAGGTTAATCCCTTTACAGTCTTTTATCTTGGTGCAAATATAAATACCTTTGAATATGGAGATTTATTTAGAGACAGAGAGCTTTTCAAACTGGAGGGAGTGAATCACCAAGTATTCTTAAAGCTACAGTACGTTTTTAAAATTTGA
- a CDS encoding DUF4097 family beta strand repeat-containing protein produces the protein MERLKDKRIDLILNFPINVKFEKIEISVINGGISISSLSSKSYKVKGTDGAIFLNEIKGHGEFELLDGYIELKFSHKDTVDLELEVTSGAVCLDVPEDVSIFPEVTGGIILPTYIKKERKSPHQKVRCEILAGALIIKSSPEFLILFVKEYFS, from the coding sequence GTGGAACGGTTAAAAGATAAAAGGATAGATCTGATATTAAATTTTCCTATCAACGTAAAATTTGAAAAAATAGAGATTTCCGTAATTAATGGGGGTATTTCAATTTCCAGCCTATCTTCTAAATCTTATAAAGTTAAGGGTACGGATGGTGCAATATTTCTCAATGAAATAAAGGGACATGGAGAGTTTGAACTTTTAGACGGTTACATAGAATTAAAGTTTTCACATAAAGATACTGTAGATCTGGAGTTAGAAGTGACAAGTGGGGCTGTTTGTCTAGATGTTCCTGAGGACGTTTCTATATTTCCTGAGGTAACCGGAGGTATAATACTTCCAACGTACATAAAAAAAGAAAGAAAAAGTCCTCATCAAAAGGTAAGGTGCGAAATCTTAGCAGGTGCCCTGATTATCAAATCTTCTCCTGAGTTTTTAATCTTATTTGTCAAAGAATATTTCAGCTAA